A genomic region of Melanotaenia boesemani isolate fMelBoe1 chromosome 13, fMelBoe1.pri, whole genome shotgun sequence contains the following coding sequences:
- the usp19 gene encoding ubiquitin carboxyl-terminal hydrolase 19 isoform X5, producing the protein MASSGSSEIVGRRSGAQQRGGNGRENNSEPSFSTSKKKQKDKANQESREAKRAAATVDGVLAEVKKDVFVDWKQNVNEVTVRLRCGEGVRRIEDINTTFTDTNCNVSFPDGQQWSCQLQEEIEASCSKVQYKEKGGFLHLIMHKKIPFHIWPSLKSNKKEKEAAPAETNYDTKAVTLESSEKPKQQPQLQPQSPSSPAHSEPRRSSGKAERGVKRCLKNKPCDKATTDFVGVKNVAGDDLNTTSKSVTVMKGEQQQPQEPSAKKTTPTKDAEGDPTSVKSTAGNGKPHAHSPAGWSPQTQRKHAENSVERLDSGQGLELGVAAASRAQQVERRNQSSDMSEAAAPSGDGQPVAPVGTTHRFNNKVDSTSSQRQTDTLNAEMERKPVEHKLGQDTLICHQLGSAETLPVPGANVAARQSQSPSLNQNQSSCDGEEKRDQSKEEPSLERKQQEAPEPMVNLQFVKNDSYEKGTDLMVVNVYMKGICRDTARVIFREQDFTLIFQTSDPNFLRLHSDCGPNTVFKWQVKLRNLIQPEQCSYSFTPSRLDITLKKRLSQRWGGLEAPATQVGGAKVAVPSSPACMETSQPGSSQHSLPAKEEPPRVGEDTPKAPKASPRGVEDGGLDTVAPRTVSEHVAITKPEPTVTMPKPTCMVQPMTHAPPATNERHEEEEEKKVCLPGFTGLVNLGNTCFMNSVIQSLSNTRELRDYFHDRAFEAEINCSNPLGTGGRLAIGFAVLLRALWKGTHHAFQPSKLKAIVASKASQFTGYAQHDAQEFMAFLLDGLHEDLNRIQNKPYTETVDSDGRSDEVVAEEAWQRHKMRNDSFIVDLFQGQFKSKLVCPTCSKVSITFDPFLYLPVPLPQKQKVLSVFYFAKEPHKKPIKFLVSVSKENSNTAEVLESISRSVRVKPENLRLAEVGKNRFQRVFLPSHSLDTVSPSDMLFCFEVLSKDLAKERVVLLRVQQKLQVPNIPISKCAACLKPPVSEEDKLKRCTRCYRVGYCNQVCQRTHWPNHKSLCRPNSENVGLPFLVSVPESRLSYTRLAQLLEGYSRFSVNVFQPPFQSGRTSPEPSQSRGDLPPMPAGSPEGLGSGDEAVGGSSTVGAGDLELESPSQLPESQVDYAQASGIHSEASDARSSSQTSLSSTRTKDSGFSESISSTSCCSLDPHAEKETSCEKAVRPEAAVTGYQQPSESASGHASQFYIALLDSNNKEQRLDEKEDAVADLPEDATLELVWKNNERLKEYVLVSSKELEYEEDPGSLSETARAGHFTLEQCLNLFTKPEVLAPEEAWYCPKCQQHREASKQLLLWRLPNVLIIQLKRFSFRSFIWRDKINDMVDFPVRNLDLSKFCIGQKDEMQHPPIYDLYAVINHYGGMIGGHYTAYARLPSDKNSQRSDVGWRLFDDSTVTMVEESQVVTRYAYVLFYRRRNSPVERPPRFLRPVGAESPTTAGATASQASSQSLFGTDLDPEGPPTLTPEVPDLFAHSAECAAPSYSNMEEVD; encoded by the exons ATGGCCAGCAGTGGAAGTAGTGAGATAGTAGGCCGTCGCAGTGGGGCTCAGCAGAGAGGAGGCAATGGAAGGGAGAACAACTCAGAACCCTCCTTCAGTACtagtaaaaagaagcaaaaggacAAGGCCAaccaggagagcagagaggccAAGAGAGCAGCTGCAACAGTGGATGGGGTTCTCGCAGAGGTCAAGAAAG atGTATTTGTGGATTGGAAGCAGAATGTTAATGAAGTGACTGTTAGACTACGCTGCGGGGAGGGTGTGCGGAGGATAGAAGACATCAACACCACTTTCACAGACACAAACTGCAACGTGTCCTTCCCAG atggGCAACAGTGGAGCTGCCAGTTGCAGGAGGAAATTGAGGCATCATGTAGCAAAGTCCAGTACAAAGAAAAGGGTGGTTTCCTGCACCTCATCATGCACAAGAAGATTCCCTTTCACATTTGGCCTTCTCTTAAG TCAAACAAAAAGGAGAAGGAGGCAGCACCTGCGGAGACCAACTACGACACGAAAGCAGTTACCTTGGAGTCATCAGAGAAACCCAAACAGCAGCCACAACTCCAGCCCCAGTCTCCATCCTCACCTGCACACAGCGAGCCGAGACGCAGCAGTGGCAAAGCCGAGCGGGGTGTGAAGCGctgtttgaaaaacaaaccCTGCGACAAGGCCACAACAGACTTTGTAGGGGTGAAAAACGTAGCTGGGGATGACTTAAACACCACCAGCAAATCTGTCACTGTCATGAAAggtgagcagcagcagcctcaGGAACCCAGCGCCAAGAAAACCACTCCAACAAAAGATGCAGAAGGGGACCCAACTTCTGTCAAGTCTACAGCAGGGAATGGTAAACCACATGCACATTCACCTGCTGGTTGGAGCCCTCAGACACAACGCAAGCATGCAGAAAACAGTGTGGAGAGACTGGACAGTGGTCAGGGACTGGAACTGGGTGTGGCTGCTGCCAGCAGAGCTCAG CAGGTAGAAAGGAGAAACCAATCCTCAGACAtgtctgaagcagcagctccTTCCGGTGATGGCCAGCCTGTAGCCCCCGTCGGCACCACTCATCGCTTCAACAACAAAGTGGATTCTACGTCTTCTCAAAGGCAGACAGACACACTAAACGCtgagatggagagaaaacctGTTGAGCACAAATTGGGACAGGATACTCTAATCTGCCACCAGCTTGGATCAGCAGAGACCCTACCAGTGCCAGGTGCCAATGTGGCTGCCAGGCAAAGCCAGTCACCAAGTCTAAATCAGAACCAGAGCAGCTGTGATGGAGAGGAGAAGCGAGACCAATCAAAAGAGGAGCCGTCTCTGGAAAGGAAGCAACAAGAAG CCCCAGAGCCGATGGTCAACCTGCAGTTTGTAAAGAATGACTCGTACGAGAAGGGCACAGATCTGATGGTGGTTAACGTTTATATGAAGGGAATCTGCAGGGACACGGCTAGGGTCATCTTCAGGGAGCAGGACTTCACCCTCATCTTCCAGACAAG CGATCCAAACTTTCTTCGACTTCATTCAGACTGTGGACCAAACACGGTTTTTAAGTGGCAAGTTAAACTCAG GAACCTGATCCAACCTGAGCAGTGCAGCTACTCCTTCACCCCGTCCCGCCTGGACATCACCCTGAAGAAGAGACTTAGCCAGCGCTGGGGGGGTCTGGAGGCCCCAGCCACACAAG TGGGTGGTGCTAAGGTTGCTGTGCCCTCCAGCCCTGCCTGCATGGAAACGAGCCAGCCAGGCAGCAGCCAACACAGCCTCCCAGCAAAGGAGGAGCCTCCGCGGGTCGGGGAGGACACACCGAAAGCCCCCAAGGCCTCACCCAGAGGAGTGGAGGATGGCGGTCTGGATACCGTTGCTCCCCGCACCGTCTCTGAGCACGTAGCCATCACCAAGCCAGAGCCCACTGTTACCATG CCTAAGCCTACATGCATGGTGCAGCCTATGACCCATGCACCTCCTGCCACCAACGAGCggcatgaggaagaggaagagaagaaggtgtgcCTGCCTGGTTTTACAGGATTGGTCAACCTTGGCAACACATGCTTCATGAACAGCGTCATTCAGTCCCTGTCCAACACCAGAGAGCTCAGGGATTACTTTCATG ATCGAGCATTTGAGGCAGAAATCAACTGCAGCAACCCGCTGGGAACAGGAGGCAGGCTGGCCATTGGCTTTGCTGTGCTGCTCAGAGCCCTTTGGAAAGGGACACACCATGCCTTCCAACCCTCAAAACTCAAG GCCATTGTGGCCAGTAAAGCCAGCCAGTTTACAGGTTACGCTCAGCATGATGCACAGGAGTTCATGGCGTTTCTCTTGGATGGACTCCACGAAGACTTGAACCGCATCCAGAATAAACCTTACACCGAGACTGTTGACTCTGATGGACGGTCCGATGAG GTGGTGGCAGAGGAGGCCTGGCAGAGACACAAGATGAGAAATGACTCCTTTATTGTGGATCTCTTTCAAGGCCAATTTAAATCTAAGCTTGTGTGTCCTACATGCTCCAAG GTGTCCATCACCTTTGACCCCTTCCTCTACCTGCCTGTCCCGTTGCCGCAGAAACAAAAGGTGCTATCTGTTTTCTACTTCGCTAAGGAACCTCATAAAAAGCCCATCAAG TTTTTGGTGAGTGTTAGCAAAGAAAACTCCAACACAGCTGAGGTCCTTGAATCCATCTCCAGGAGCGTAAGGGTCAAACCTGAGAACCTCAGACTGGCTGAG GTGGGAAAGAACCGATTTCAGCGTGTATTCCTGCCGTCTCATTCCCTGGACACAGTGTCCCCCTCAGACATGTTGTTCTGCTTTGAGGTGCTTTCTAAAGATCTGGCCAAAGAGAGAGTGGTTTTGCTCCGAGTGCAGCAG AAACTCCAGGTGCCGAATATTCCCATCTCAAAGTGTGCTGCCTGCTTAAAGCCACCGGTGTCTGAGGAAGACAAGCTGAAGCGATGTACTCGCTGCTACCGAGTTGGCTACTGCAATCA AGTGTGTCAGAGGACACACTGGCCCAATCACAAAAGTCTTTGTCGACCAAACTCGGAGAATGTTGGTCTGCCTTTCCTGGTCAGCGTGCCAGAGTCTCGTCTCTCCTACACCCGCCTTGCCCAGCTTCTGGAGGGTTACTCCAG aTTTTCAGTCAATGTATTTCAGCCTCCTTTCCAGTCAGGCAGGACATCACCTGAACCATCCCAGTCTCGGGGGGACCTTCCTCCAATGCCAGCAGGCTCTCCTGAGGGTTTGGGGTCTGGGGATGAAGCTGTGGGTGGCAGCAGTACTGTAGGAGCTGGTGATCTAGAGCTGGAAAGCCCCTCCCAGCTGCCCGAGTCCCAGGTAGACTATGCTCAGGCCTCAGGTATTCACTCTGAGGCATCAGACGCCCGCTCTTCCTCCCAGACTTCACTCTCAAGTACACGGACTAAAGATTCCGGGTTCTCCGAGTCCATCTCCTCCACTTCCTGCTGCTCTCTGGACCCTCATGCTGAAAAAGAGACGTCCTGTGAGAAGGCAGTGCGGCCAGAAG ctgcagtcacAGGGTATCAGCAACCAAGTGAATCAGCATCCGGTCACGCCAGTCAGTTCTACATAGCTCTGCTGGACTCTAACAACAAAGAGCAAAGGCTAGACGAGAAAG AGGACGCAGTAGCAGACCTTCCTGAGGATGCAACCTTGGAGCTGGTGTGGAAAAACAATGAGCGTCTGAAAGAGTATGTGTTGGTGAGTTCAAAGGAGTTGGAATATGAGGAAGACCCAGGCTCTCTCAGTGAGACAGCCAGAGCAGGACACTTCACCCTGGAGCAGTGCCTGAATCTCTTCACGAAGCCAGAGGTCCTGGCACCAGAGGAAGCCTG GTACTGTCCAAAGTGCCAGCAGCACCGTGAGGCCTCGAAGCAGCTGTTGCTGTGGCGTTTGCCCAACGTTTTGATCATCCAACTCAAACGCTTCTCCTTTAGGAGCTTCATCTGGAGGGACAAAATCAACGACATGGTTGACTTCCCTGTCAG GAATCTGGATCTGAGCAAGTTCTGTATTGGCCAGAAGGACGAGATGCAGCACCCTCCCATCTACGACCTGTATGCAGTCATCAATCACTATGGAGGAATGATAGGAGGCCATTACACAGCTTACGCTCGCCTGCCAAGTGATAAGAACAGCCAGCGCAGTGATGTTG GCTGGCGTCTGTTCGATGACAGCACCGTGACCATGGTGGAGGAGAGTCAAGTGGTGACGCGCTACGCTTACGTCCTCTTCTACCGCCGAAGAAATTCCCCAGTGGAGAGGCCACCACGCTTCCTCAGACCTGTCGGGGCAGAGTCACCCACCACTGCTGGAGCTACAGCCAGCCAG GCCTCTAGCCAGTCGCTGTTTGGGACGGACTTGGATCCTGAAGGACCACCCACGCTGACCCCTGAAGTACCTGACCTTTTTGCCCACTCAGCAGAATGCGCAGCTCCATCTTACAGCAACATGGAGGAGGTGGATTAG
- the usp19 gene encoding ubiquitin carboxyl-terminal hydrolase 19 isoform X4 → MASSGSSEIVGRRSGAQQRGGNGRENNSEPSFSTSKKKQKDKANQESREAKRAAATVDGVLAEVKKDVFVDWKQNVNEVTVRLRCGEGVRRIEDINTTFTDTNCNVSFPDGQQWSCQLQEEIEASCSKVQYKEKGGFLHLIMHKKIPFHIWPSLKSNKKEKEAAPAETNYDTKAVTLESSEKPKQQPQLQPQSPSSPAHSEPRRSSGKAERGVKRCLKNKPCDKATTDFVGVKNVAGDDLNTTSKSVTVMKGEQQQPQEPSAKKTTPTKDAEGDPTSVKSTAGNGKPHAHSPAGWSPQTQRKHAENSVERLDSGQGLELGVAAASRAQQVERRNQSSDMSEAAAPSGDGQPVAPVGTTHRFNNKVDSTSSQRQTDTLNAEMERKPVEHKLGQDTLICHQLGSAETLPVPGANVAARQSQSPSLNQNQSSCDGEEKRDQSKEEPSLERKQQEAPEPMVNLQFVKNDSYEKGTDLMVVNVYMKGICRDTARVIFREQDFTLIFQTSDPNFLRLHSDCGPNTVFKWQVKLRNLIQPEQCSYSFTPSRLDITLKKRLSQRWGGLEAPATQGAVGGAKVAVPSSPACMETSQPGSSQHSLPAKEEPPRVGEDTPKAPKASPRGVEDGGLDTVAPRTVSEHVAITKPEPTVTMPKPTCMVQPMTHAPPATNERHEEEEEKKVCLPGFTGLVNLGNTCFMNSVIQSLSNTRELRDYFHDRAFEAEINCSNPLGTGGRLAIGFAVLLRALWKGTHHAFQPSKLKAIVASKASQFTGYAQHDAQEFMAFLLDGLHEDLNRIQNKPYTETVDSDGRSDEVVAEEAWQRHKMRNDSFIVDLFQGQFKSKLVCPTCSKVSITFDPFLYLPVPLPQKQKVLSVFYFAKEPHKKPIKFLVSVSKENSNTAEVLESISRSVRVKPENLRLAEVGKNRFQRVFLPSHSLDTVSPSDMLFCFEVLSKDLAKERVVLLRVQQKLQVPNIPISKCAACLKPPVSEEDKLKRCTRCYRVGYCNQVCQRTHWPNHKSLCRPNSENVGLPFLVSVPESRLSYTRLAQLLEGYSRFSVNVFQPPFQSGRTSPEPSQSRGDLPPMPAGSPEGLGSGDEAVGGSSTVGAGDLELESPSQLPESQVDYAQASGIHSEASDARSSSQTSLSSTRTKDSGFSESISSTSCCSLDPHAEKETSCEKAVRPEAAVTGYQQPSESASGHASQFYIALLDSNNKEQRLDEKEDAVADLPEDATLELVWKNNERLKEYVLVSSKELEYEEDPGSLSETARAGHFTLEQCLNLFTKPEVLAPEEAWYCPKCQQHREASKQLLLWRLPNVLIIQLKRFSFRSFIWRDKINDMVDFPVRNLDLSKFCIGQKDEMQHPPIYDLYAVINHYGGMIGGHYTAYARLPSDKNSQRSDVGWRLFDDSTVTMVEESQVVTRYAYVLFYRRRNSPVERPPRFLRPVGAESPTTAGATASQASSQSLFGTDLDPEGPPTLTPEVPDLFAHSAECAAPSYSNMEEVD, encoded by the exons ATGGCCAGCAGTGGAAGTAGTGAGATAGTAGGCCGTCGCAGTGGGGCTCAGCAGAGAGGAGGCAATGGAAGGGAGAACAACTCAGAACCCTCCTTCAGTACtagtaaaaagaagcaaaaggacAAGGCCAaccaggagagcagagaggccAAGAGAGCAGCTGCAACAGTGGATGGGGTTCTCGCAGAGGTCAAGAAAG atGTATTTGTGGATTGGAAGCAGAATGTTAATGAAGTGACTGTTAGACTACGCTGCGGGGAGGGTGTGCGGAGGATAGAAGACATCAACACCACTTTCACAGACACAAACTGCAACGTGTCCTTCCCAG atggGCAACAGTGGAGCTGCCAGTTGCAGGAGGAAATTGAGGCATCATGTAGCAAAGTCCAGTACAAAGAAAAGGGTGGTTTCCTGCACCTCATCATGCACAAGAAGATTCCCTTTCACATTTGGCCTTCTCTTAAG TCAAACAAAAAGGAGAAGGAGGCAGCACCTGCGGAGACCAACTACGACACGAAAGCAGTTACCTTGGAGTCATCAGAGAAACCCAAACAGCAGCCACAACTCCAGCCCCAGTCTCCATCCTCACCTGCACACAGCGAGCCGAGACGCAGCAGTGGCAAAGCCGAGCGGGGTGTGAAGCGctgtttgaaaaacaaaccCTGCGACAAGGCCACAACAGACTTTGTAGGGGTGAAAAACGTAGCTGGGGATGACTTAAACACCACCAGCAAATCTGTCACTGTCATGAAAggtgagcagcagcagcctcaGGAACCCAGCGCCAAGAAAACCACTCCAACAAAAGATGCAGAAGGGGACCCAACTTCTGTCAAGTCTACAGCAGGGAATGGTAAACCACATGCACATTCACCTGCTGGTTGGAGCCCTCAGACACAACGCAAGCATGCAGAAAACAGTGTGGAGAGACTGGACAGTGGTCAGGGACTGGAACTGGGTGTGGCTGCTGCCAGCAGAGCTCAG CAGGTAGAAAGGAGAAACCAATCCTCAGACAtgtctgaagcagcagctccTTCCGGTGATGGCCAGCCTGTAGCCCCCGTCGGCACCACTCATCGCTTCAACAACAAAGTGGATTCTACGTCTTCTCAAAGGCAGACAGACACACTAAACGCtgagatggagagaaaacctGTTGAGCACAAATTGGGACAGGATACTCTAATCTGCCACCAGCTTGGATCAGCAGAGACCCTACCAGTGCCAGGTGCCAATGTGGCTGCCAGGCAAAGCCAGTCACCAAGTCTAAATCAGAACCAGAGCAGCTGTGATGGAGAGGAGAAGCGAGACCAATCAAAAGAGGAGCCGTCTCTGGAAAGGAAGCAACAAGAAG CCCCAGAGCCGATGGTCAACCTGCAGTTTGTAAAGAATGACTCGTACGAGAAGGGCACAGATCTGATGGTGGTTAACGTTTATATGAAGGGAATCTGCAGGGACACGGCTAGGGTCATCTTCAGGGAGCAGGACTTCACCCTCATCTTCCAGACAAG CGATCCAAACTTTCTTCGACTTCATTCAGACTGTGGACCAAACACGGTTTTTAAGTGGCAAGTTAAACTCAG GAACCTGATCCAACCTGAGCAGTGCAGCTACTCCTTCACCCCGTCCCGCCTGGACATCACCCTGAAGAAGAGACTTAGCCAGCGCTGGGGGGGTCTGGAGGCCCCAGCCACACAAG GTGCAGTGGGTGGTGCTAAGGTTGCTGTGCCCTCCAGCCCTGCCTGCATGGAAACGAGCCAGCCAGGCAGCAGCCAACACAGCCTCCCAGCAAAGGAGGAGCCTCCGCGGGTCGGGGAGGACACACCGAAAGCCCCCAAGGCCTCACCCAGAGGAGTGGAGGATGGCGGTCTGGATACCGTTGCTCCCCGCACCGTCTCTGAGCACGTAGCCATCACCAAGCCAGAGCCCACTGTTACCATG CCTAAGCCTACATGCATGGTGCAGCCTATGACCCATGCACCTCCTGCCACCAACGAGCggcatgaggaagaggaagagaagaaggtgtgcCTGCCTGGTTTTACAGGATTGGTCAACCTTGGCAACACATGCTTCATGAACAGCGTCATTCAGTCCCTGTCCAACACCAGAGAGCTCAGGGATTACTTTCATG ATCGAGCATTTGAGGCAGAAATCAACTGCAGCAACCCGCTGGGAACAGGAGGCAGGCTGGCCATTGGCTTTGCTGTGCTGCTCAGAGCCCTTTGGAAAGGGACACACCATGCCTTCCAACCCTCAAAACTCAAG GCCATTGTGGCCAGTAAAGCCAGCCAGTTTACAGGTTACGCTCAGCATGATGCACAGGAGTTCATGGCGTTTCTCTTGGATGGACTCCACGAAGACTTGAACCGCATCCAGAATAAACCTTACACCGAGACTGTTGACTCTGATGGACGGTCCGATGAG GTGGTGGCAGAGGAGGCCTGGCAGAGACACAAGATGAGAAATGACTCCTTTATTGTGGATCTCTTTCAAGGCCAATTTAAATCTAAGCTTGTGTGTCCTACATGCTCCAAG GTGTCCATCACCTTTGACCCCTTCCTCTACCTGCCTGTCCCGTTGCCGCAGAAACAAAAGGTGCTATCTGTTTTCTACTTCGCTAAGGAACCTCATAAAAAGCCCATCAAG TTTTTGGTGAGTGTTAGCAAAGAAAACTCCAACACAGCTGAGGTCCTTGAATCCATCTCCAGGAGCGTAAGGGTCAAACCTGAGAACCTCAGACTGGCTGAG GTGGGAAAGAACCGATTTCAGCGTGTATTCCTGCCGTCTCATTCCCTGGACACAGTGTCCCCCTCAGACATGTTGTTCTGCTTTGAGGTGCTTTCTAAAGATCTGGCCAAAGAGAGAGTGGTTTTGCTCCGAGTGCAGCAG AAACTCCAGGTGCCGAATATTCCCATCTCAAAGTGTGCTGCCTGCTTAAAGCCACCGGTGTCTGAGGAAGACAAGCTGAAGCGATGTACTCGCTGCTACCGAGTTGGCTACTGCAATCA AGTGTGTCAGAGGACACACTGGCCCAATCACAAAAGTCTTTGTCGACCAAACTCGGAGAATGTTGGTCTGCCTTTCCTGGTCAGCGTGCCAGAGTCTCGTCTCTCCTACACCCGCCTTGCCCAGCTTCTGGAGGGTTACTCCAG aTTTTCAGTCAATGTATTTCAGCCTCCTTTCCAGTCAGGCAGGACATCACCTGAACCATCCCAGTCTCGGGGGGACCTTCCTCCAATGCCAGCAGGCTCTCCTGAGGGTTTGGGGTCTGGGGATGAAGCTGTGGGTGGCAGCAGTACTGTAGGAGCTGGTGATCTAGAGCTGGAAAGCCCCTCCCAGCTGCCCGAGTCCCAGGTAGACTATGCTCAGGCCTCAGGTATTCACTCTGAGGCATCAGACGCCCGCTCTTCCTCCCAGACTTCACTCTCAAGTACACGGACTAAAGATTCCGGGTTCTCCGAGTCCATCTCCTCCACTTCCTGCTGCTCTCTGGACCCTCATGCTGAAAAAGAGACGTCCTGTGAGAAGGCAGTGCGGCCAGAAG ctgcagtcacAGGGTATCAGCAACCAAGTGAATCAGCATCCGGTCACGCCAGTCAGTTCTACATAGCTCTGCTGGACTCTAACAACAAAGAGCAAAGGCTAGACGAGAAAG AGGACGCAGTAGCAGACCTTCCTGAGGATGCAACCTTGGAGCTGGTGTGGAAAAACAATGAGCGTCTGAAAGAGTATGTGTTGGTGAGTTCAAAGGAGTTGGAATATGAGGAAGACCCAGGCTCTCTCAGTGAGACAGCCAGAGCAGGACACTTCACCCTGGAGCAGTGCCTGAATCTCTTCACGAAGCCAGAGGTCCTGGCACCAGAGGAAGCCTG GTACTGTCCAAAGTGCCAGCAGCACCGTGAGGCCTCGAAGCAGCTGTTGCTGTGGCGTTTGCCCAACGTTTTGATCATCCAACTCAAACGCTTCTCCTTTAGGAGCTTCATCTGGAGGGACAAAATCAACGACATGGTTGACTTCCCTGTCAG GAATCTGGATCTGAGCAAGTTCTGTATTGGCCAGAAGGACGAGATGCAGCACCCTCCCATCTACGACCTGTATGCAGTCATCAATCACTATGGAGGAATGATAGGAGGCCATTACACAGCTTACGCTCGCCTGCCAAGTGATAAGAACAGCCAGCGCAGTGATGTTG GCTGGCGTCTGTTCGATGACAGCACCGTGACCATGGTGGAGGAGAGTCAAGTGGTGACGCGCTACGCTTACGTCCTCTTCTACCGCCGAAGAAATTCCCCAGTGGAGAGGCCACCACGCTTCCTCAGACCTGTCGGGGCAGAGTCACCCACCACTGCTGGAGCTACAGCCAGCCAG GCCTCTAGCCAGTCGCTGTTTGGGACGGACTTGGATCCTGAAGGACCACCCACGCTGACCCCTGAAGTACCTGACCTTTTTGCCCACTCAGCAGAATGCGCAGCTCCATCTTACAGCAACATGGAGGAGGTGGATTAG